One genomic region from Phragmites australis chromosome 1, lpPhrAust1.1, whole genome shotgun sequence encodes:
- the LOC133928332 gene encoding probable potassium transporter 2: MDAEAGIVGAEQLPRRQYYMNLLLLAYQSFGAVYGDLSTSPLYVYKSTFSGRLHRYQDEDIVFGVLSLIFWTFTLIPLLKYVTIVLSADDDGEGGPFALYSLLCRHAKFSLLPNQQAADEELSSYYRNGFVARNGSSPWLRRFLEKHKKVRTVILLIVLCGASMMIGDGVLTPAISVLSSMSGLQVRATGLQDRSVVLLSCIVLVGLFALQHRGTQKVAFMFTPIVIIWLFSIGGVGLYNILQWNPKIYQALSPYYVVKFFRTTGKDGWIALGGILLSLTGSEAMFADLGHFRSASVRVAFVTIIYPCLILQYMGHAAFLSKNIFDMRTSFYDSIPEPVFWPVFVVATLAAVVGSQAVISATFSIVKQCHALGCFPRVKVVHTSRWIRGQIYIPEINWILMVLCLAITIAFRDTTPIGNAYGIACMTVMLVTTLLMALIVIFVWQKNIIFAIVFLVFFGSIEAIYLLSSLMKVPQGGWVPLVLSFIFMSVMYIWHYGIRRKYQFDLQNKVSMRSILSLGPSLGIVRVPGIGLIYTELVTGVPSIFSHFVTNLPAFHEVLVFLCVKSVTVPYVSPDERYIVGRIGPKEYQMYRCTVRYGYKDVQRDDDNFENLIVMSIAKFIMMEAEDASSSASYDIANEGRMAVITTTDDCGTPLAMRDFDGLADSMTTRTSKSESLRSLQSSYEQESPSVTRRRRVRFELPEDDDMGQQVKDELMALVEAKHAGVSYIMGHSYIKARRSSSFLKKFAIDVGYSFLRKNCRGPSVTLHIPHISLIEVGMIYYV, encoded by the exons ATGGACGCCGAGGCCGGCATTGTCGGCGCCGAACAGCTGCCG CGGAGGCAATACTACATGAATTTGTTACTTTTAGCATACCAGAGCTTTGGTGCTGTTTATGGGGACCTAAGCACATCACCTCTTTACGTTTATAAAAGTACATTCTCAGGACGGCTCCATCGATACCAAGATGAAGATATAGTATTCGGTGTACTTTCCCTGATATTTTGGACCTTCACTCTTATTCCCTTGCTGAAATATGTCACTATTGTCTTGAGTGCTGATGATGATGGCGAAG GTGGACCATTTGCGCTGTATTCGCTCCTTTGCAGGCATGCAAAATTTAGTTTGCTTCCGAATCAACAAGCAGCCGATGAGGAACTATCTTCATACTACAGAAATGGGTTTGTAGCTCGCAATGGATCTTCACCTTGGCTAAGAAGGTTTCTGGAGAAGCACAAGAAAGTAAGAACTGTGATTCTTCTTATAGTTCTGTGTGGCGCTAGCATGATGATTGGTGATGGTGTCCTTACCCCGGCAATCTCAG TCCTGTCATCTATGTCTGGATTACAAGTTCGAGCTACTGGTTTACAGGATC GTTCTGTAGTACTCCTTTCATGCATTGTATTGGTTGGTCTGTTTGCCTTGCAACACCGGGGTACTCAGAAGGTAGCATTCATGTTTACACCAATTGTCATCATCTGGCTATTTTCAATTGGTGGAGTTGGTTTATACAACATACTTCAGTGGAACCCAAAGATATATCAAGCTCTCTCTCCATATTATGTGGTTAAGTTCTTCAGGACGACAGGTAAAGATGGTTGGATTGCTTTGGGAGGGATACTTCTTTCTTTGACAG GCAGTGAAGCAATGTTTGCTGACCTTGGTCACTTTAGGAGTGCATCTGTCAGG GTGGCTTTTGTGACCATCATATATCCATGTCTTATATTACAATATATGGGTCACGCTGCATTTCTATCGAAGAACATCTTTGACATGCGAACAAGTTTTTATGATTCTATCCCAG AACCTGTATTTTGGCCCGTATTCGTGGTGGCCACACTCGCTGCAGTTGTTGGTAGCCAAGCTGTCATTTCAGCAACGTTCTCCATTGTGAAACAGTGCCATGCTCTGGGATGTTTCCCACGAGTGAAGGTTGTCCACACGTCGAGGTGGATCCGTGGGCAGATATATATTCCAGAAATAAACTGGATCCTTATGGTGCTTTGCCTAGCTATCACTATTGCATTCCGTGATACTACTCCTATTGGCAATGCCTATG GTATTGCTTGCATGACTGTTATGCTTGTTACTACATTGCTGATGGCATTGATCGTCATCTTTGTTTGGCAAAAGAACATAATATTTGCCATAGTTTTCCTGGTATTCTTTGGATCCATTGAAGCTATATATCTTTTGTCATCTCTCATGAAGGTTCCTCAAGGGGGATGGGTGCCTCTTGTGCTTTCTTTCATATTCATGTCTGTCATGTACATTTGGCACTATGGGATAAGGAGGAAGTACCAGTTTGATCTTCAGAACAAAGTATCAATGAGATCGATCCTGTCTCTGGGTCCAAGCCTTGGCATAGTTCGGGTTCCTGGTATTGGACTGATTTACACAGAGCTGGTGACTGGTGTACCCTCCATCTTCTCACATTTTGTCACTAATCTCCCTGCCTTCCATGAAGTCCTGGTCTTTCTTTGTGTGAAGTCAGTGACGGTGCCATATGTGTCACCAGATGAGCGATACATTGTGGGTAGGATTGGACCTAAAGAATATCAGATGTACCGTTGCACAGTTAGATATGGCTACAAAGATGTGCAGAGAGATGATGACAATTTTGAGAACCTGATAGTTATGAGCATTGCGAAGTTCATTATGATGGAAGCGGAGGATGCTTCTTCTTCAGCAAGTTATGATATCGCTAATGAAGGAAGGATGGCGGTCATAACAACCACTGATGATTGTGGCACTCCATTGGCCATGAGAGATTTTGATGGCCTAGCTGACTCCATGACTACGAGGACCAGCAAATCAGAGAGCCTTCGAAGTCTGCAGTCCTCTTATGAGCAAGAATCGCCAAGTGTAACCCGGCGACGCCGTGTTCGTTTTGAGCTGCCAGAGGATGACGACATGGGTCAACAAGTGAAAGATGAGCTTATGGCACTTGTGGAAGCGAAACATGCAGGGGTTTCATACATCATGGGGCATTCTTACATCAAAGCTCGGAGGAGCTCAAGTTTTCTGAAGAAGTTTGCTATTGATGTTGGCTACTCTTTCCTCCGGAAGAACTGCAGAGGTCCATCTGTCACACTGCACATTCCACACATTAGTCTGATAGAAGTTGGCATGATCTACTATGTTTAG